One Pseudochaenichthys georgianus chromosome 7, fPseGeo1.2, whole genome shotgun sequence DNA segment encodes these proteins:
- the csde1 gene encoding cold shock domain-containing protein E1 isoform X4: MQVLPPVSEMERGSSEPPVAHNTGSAPSTSTAPMTIPRCSSLSCHPHPGSKKHKRTPLYQRSMSFDPGMLHNNGHTAYANGTGPGIRETGVVEKLLTSYGFIQCSERQARLFFHCSQYNGNLQELKIGDDVEFEVSSDRRTGKPIAVKLLKIKPEVLPEERISGQVGPDLHAYPFTVLHGYIHPVVSSIPVHLDGKSAPGQVPTGSVCYERNGEVFYLTYTTDDVEANMHLDTGDKVSFYMDTNKHTGAVSARNIQLVKKKQMRCQGVVCATKEAFGFIERADVVKEIFFHYSEFKGDLEALQAGDDVEFTIKDRNGKEVATDVRLLAQGTVIFEDISIEQFEGTVVKVIPKVPTKNQNDPLPGRISSRIGFADKELPFGEKDTKSKVTLLEGDHIQFNISTDRRDKLERATNIDILPDTFDFTKESREMGVIAAIRDGFGFIKCVDRDARMFFHFSEVLEESQLHISDEVEFTVVPDMLSAQRNHAVRIKKLPKGTVSFHTQSEQRFMGVVEKEVVAATTKNASPTKGKEKEAEEGVIAYEDCGEKLTVPYHNKDLEGGYPQVGDKVEFSINEVKRTGLQSAVSIRVLNRNASNAKRLLGFVATLKDNFGFIETANHDQEIFFHYSEMCGDLENLELGDTVEYTLSKGKGNKVSAEKVTKVAAVNGISEDVGATVMMGKVIRPLRSVDPSQTEYQGLIEITEEGANKGQSYPFGIMGMSNKGDCLQKGELVKFQDCTVTQTGQKMACNVVPQRRAMVECVKDQFGFITYEVGESKKLFFHVKEVQDGLELQTGDEVEFSVVLNQRTGKCSACNVRRVSEGPKPVATPRPDRLVNRLKSITLDDASAPRLVIVRQPRGPDNSKGFNVERKTRQPGVID; encoded by the exons ATGCAAGTCCTACCCCCAGTGTCAGAAATGGAAAGAGGCTCCTCTGAGCCTCCAGTGGCTCACAACACTGGCTCTGCCCCATCTACCTCTACCGCTCCCATGACTATCCCCCGCTGCTCCTCCCTCTCATGCCACCCCCATCCAGGAAGTAAAAAACACAAGCGGACCCCCCTGTATCAGAGATCA ATGAGTTTTGACCCAGGCATGCTCCATAACAATGGACATACTGCGTACGCTAACGGAACAGGGCCTGGCATTAGAGAGACTGGCGTGGTTGAGAAGCTCCTGACCTCTTATGGGTTCATCCAGTGCTCTGAACGCCAGGCTCGTCTCTTCTTCCACTGCTCCCAGTACAATGGCAACTTGCAGGAGCTCAAAATAGGAG ATGATGTAGAGTTTGAGGTATCCTCTGACAGGCGCACTGGCAAGCCCATAGCAGTGAAGCTGCTAAAGATAAAGCCAGAGGTGCTGCCAGAGGAGCGCATCTCGGGCCAGGTGGGGCCAGACCTGCACGCCTATCCCTTTACTGTGCTGCATGGTTATATTCATCCA GTTGTCTCTTCAATCCCAGTGCACTTGGATGGAAAGTCTGCACCCGGCCAGGTTCCCACTGGCAGTGTTTGTTATGAAAGAAATGGG GAGGTGTTCTACCTTACCTACACGACTGATGATGTGGAGGCTAATATGCACCTGGACACGGGCGACAAAGTCAGCTTTTATATGGATACCAACAAACA TACTGGTGCAGTCAGTGCTCGTAATATTCAACTGGTGAAGAAAAAGCAAATGAGATGCCAGGGTGTGGTGTGTGCTACAAAG GAGGCCTTTGGATTCATCGAGAGGGCAGATGTGGTGAAGGAGATCTTCTTTCACTACAGCGAGTTCAAGGGTGACCTGGAGGCTCTGCAGGCTGGAGATGATGTTGAGTTCACCATTAAAGACAGGAAT GGTAAAGAGGTGGCCACAGATGTGAGGCTGCTCGCCCAAGGAACAGTCATCTTTGAGGACATCAGCATCGAGCAGTTCGAAGGCACTGTTGTCAAGGTCATTCCCAAGGTTCCCACCAAAAACCAG AACGACCCTCTTCCCGGCCGCATCAGCTCCCGAATTGGTTTCGCTGACAAGGAGCTCCCATTTGGTGAGAAGGACACAAAGTCCAAGGTGACTCTTCTAGAGGGAGACCACATCCAGTTCAACATCTCCACCGACCGCAGAGACAAGCTGGAGAGGGCGACCAACATCGACATCCTCCCTGACACCTTCGACTTCACCAAGGAGAGCCGTGAAATG GGCGTGATTGCAGCTATACGTGACGGCTTCGGCTTCATCAAGTGCGTGGACCGGGACGCCAGGATGTTCTTCCACTTCAGTGAAGTCCTGGAGGAAAGCCAACTGCACATCTCAGATGAAGTGGAGTTCACTGTTGTGCCT GATATGCTGTCGGCTCAGAGGAACCACGCAGTGCGCATCAAGAAGCTGCCCAAGGGCACAGTGTCCTTCCATACCCAGTCTGAGCAGCGATTTATGGGTGTAGTGGAGAAGGAAGTAGTGGCAGCCACCACCAAGAATGCCTCTCCCACCAAGGGCAAGGAAAAG GAAGCTGAGGAAGGAGTGATTGCATATGAAGACTGTGGAGAGAAGCTCACTGTGCCATACCATAACAAGGATCTAGAGGGAGGATACCCACAAGTCGGAGACAAG GTGGAGTTCTCCATCAATGAAGTGAAGCGGACCGGCCTGCAGAGCGCAGTCTCCATCCGGGTCCTCAACCGTAATGCCTCCAACGCCAAGAGACTGCTGGGATTTGTTGCCACACTCAAGGACAACTTTGGCTTCATTGAGACTGCAAACCATGACCAGGAGATTTTCTTTCACTACAG TGAAATGTGTGGAGACTTGGAGAACTTGGAGCTGGGCGACACCGTGGAGTACACTCTCTCTAAAGGAAAAGGAAACAAAGTCAGTGCGGAAAAGGTTACCAAAGTGGCTGCAG TGAATGGCATCAGTGAGGATGTTGGTGCGACAGTGATGATGGGGAAAGTCATCCGTCCCTTACGCAGTGTGGACCCCTCCCAGACAGAATACCAAGGGCTTATTGAAATCACAGAGGAAG GTGCAAATAAAGGCCAGAGTTATCCCTTTGGAATCATGGGAATGTCGAACAAGGGGGATTGTCTGCAGAAAGGAGAGCTGGTGAAGTTCCAGGACTGCACAGTAACACAAACTGGACAGAAGATGGCCTGTAACGTGGTCCCTCAGCGCAGAGCCATGGTGGAGTGTGTCAAAGACCAG TTTGGCTTCATCACATATGAAGTTGGTGAGAGCAAGAAGCTTTTCTTCCATGTAAAGGAAGTGCAAGATGGCCTAGAGCTCCAGACCGGGGATGAGGTGGAGTTCTCCGTCGTCCTCAATCAACGCACAGGAAAATGTAGTGCCTGCAACGTACGCAGAGTCAG CGAAGGGCCTAAGCCTGTGGCGACTCCGCGTCCAGATCGTCTGGTAAACCGATTGAAGAGCATCACCCTTGACGACGCCAGCGCTCCACGTCTGGTGATTGTAAGGCAGCCCCGGGGTCCCGACAATTCAAAG GGCTTCAATGTGGAGCGCAAGACTCGCCAGCCGGGTGTCATCGACTGA
- the csde1 gene encoding cold shock domain-containing protein E1 isoform X5, protein MQVLPPVSEMERGSSEPPVAHNTGSAPSTSTAPMTIPRCSSLSCHPHPGSKKHKRTPLYQRSMSFDPGMLHNNGHTAYANGTGPGIRETGVVEKLLTSYGFIQCSERQARLFFHCSQYNGNLQELKIGDDVEFEVSSDRRTGKPIAVKLLKIKPEVLPEERISGQVVSSIPVHLDGKSAPGQVPTGSVCYERNGEVFYLTYTTDDVEANMHLDTGDKVSFYMDTNKHTGAVSARNIQLVKKKQMRCQGVVCATKEAFGFIERADVVKEIFFHYSEFKGDLEALQAGDDVEFTIKDRNGKEVATDVRLLAQGTVIFEDISIEQFEGTVVKVIPKVPTKNQNDPLPGRISSRIGFADKELPFGEKDTKSKVTLLEGDHIQFNISTDRRDKLERATNIDILPDTFDFTKESREMGVIAAIRDGFGFIKCVDRDARMFFHFSEVLEESQLHISDEVEFTVVPVGPVYKLFTKDMLSAQRNHAVRIKKLPKGTVSFHTQSEQRFMGVVEKEVVAATTKNASPTKGKEKQEAEEGVIAYEDCGEKLTVPYHNKDLEGGYPQVGDKVEFSINEVKRTGLQSAVSIRVLNRNASNAKRLLGFVATLKDNFGFIETANHDQEIFFHYSEMCGDLENLELGDTVEYTLSKGKGNKVSAEKVTKVAAVNGISEDVGATVMMGKVIRPLRSVDPSQTEYQGLIEITEEGANKGQSYPFGIMGMSNKGDCLQKGELVKFQDCTVTQTGQKMACNVVPQRRAMVECVKDQFGFITYEVGESKKLFFHVKEVQDGLELQTGDEVEFSVVLNQRTGKCSACNVRRVSEGPKPVATPRPDRLVNRLKSITLDDASAPRLVIVRQPRGPDNSKGFNVERKTRQPGVID, encoded by the exons ATGCAAGTCCTACCCCCAGTGTCAGAAATGGAAAGAGGCTCCTCTGAGCCTCCAGTGGCTCACAACACTGGCTCTGCCCCATCTACCTCTACCGCTCCCATGACTATCCCCCGCTGCTCCTCCCTCTCATGCCACCCCCATCCAGGAAGTAAAAAACACAAGCGGACCCCCCTGTATCAGAGATCA ATGAGTTTTGACCCAGGCATGCTCCATAACAATGGACATACTGCGTACGCTAACGGAACAGGGCCTGGCATTAGAGAGACTGGCGTGGTTGAGAAGCTCCTGACCTCTTATGGGTTCATCCAGTGCTCTGAACGCCAGGCTCGTCTCTTCTTCCACTGCTCCCAGTACAATGGCAACTTGCAGGAGCTCAAAATAGGAG ATGATGTAGAGTTTGAGGTATCCTCTGACAGGCGCACTGGCAAGCCCATAGCAGTGAAGCTGCTAAAGATAAAGCCAGAGGTGCTGCCAGAGGAGCGCATCTCGGGCCAG GTTGTCTCTTCAATCCCAGTGCACTTGGATGGAAAGTCTGCACCCGGCCAGGTTCCCACTGGCAGTGTTTGTTATGAAAGAAATGGG GAGGTGTTCTACCTTACCTACACGACTGATGATGTGGAGGCTAATATGCACCTGGACACGGGCGACAAAGTCAGCTTTTATATGGATACCAACAAACA TACTGGTGCAGTCAGTGCTCGTAATATTCAACTGGTGAAGAAAAAGCAAATGAGATGCCAGGGTGTGGTGTGTGCTACAAAG GAGGCCTTTGGATTCATCGAGAGGGCAGATGTGGTGAAGGAGATCTTCTTTCACTACAGCGAGTTCAAGGGTGACCTGGAGGCTCTGCAGGCTGGAGATGATGTTGAGTTCACCATTAAAGACAGGAAT GGTAAAGAGGTGGCCACAGATGTGAGGCTGCTCGCCCAAGGAACAGTCATCTTTGAGGACATCAGCATCGAGCAGTTCGAAGGCACTGTTGTCAAGGTCATTCCCAAGGTTCCCACCAAAAACCAG AACGACCCTCTTCCCGGCCGCATCAGCTCCCGAATTGGTTTCGCTGACAAGGAGCTCCCATTTGGTGAGAAGGACACAAAGTCCAAGGTGACTCTTCTAGAGGGAGACCACATCCAGTTCAACATCTCCACCGACCGCAGAGACAAGCTGGAGAGGGCGACCAACATCGACATCCTCCCTGACACCTTCGACTTCACCAAGGAGAGCCGTGAAATG GGCGTGATTGCAGCTATACGTGACGGCTTCGGCTTCATCAAGTGCGTGGACCGGGACGCCAGGATGTTCTTCCACTTCAGTGAAGTCCTGGAGGAAAGCCAACTGCACATCTCAGATGAAGTGGAGTTCACTGTTGTGCCTGTAGGTCCTGTTTATAAGCTTTTCACAAAA GATATGCTGTCGGCTCAGAGGAACCACGCAGTGCGCATCAAGAAGCTGCCCAAGGGCACAGTGTCCTTCCATACCCAGTCTGAGCAGCGATTTATGGGTGTAGTGGAGAAGGAAGTAGTGGCAGCCACCACCAAGAATGCCTCTCCCACCAAGGGCAAGGAAAAG CAGGAAGCTGAGGAAGGAGTGATTGCATATGAAGACTGTGGAGAGAAGCTCACTGTGCCATACCATAACAAGGATCTAGAGGGAGGATACCCACAAGTCGGAGACAAG GTGGAGTTCTCCATCAATGAAGTGAAGCGGACCGGCCTGCAGAGCGCAGTCTCCATCCGGGTCCTCAACCGTAATGCCTCCAACGCCAAGAGACTGCTGGGATTTGTTGCCACACTCAAGGACAACTTTGGCTTCATTGAGACTGCAAACCATGACCAGGAGATTTTCTTTCACTACAG TGAAATGTGTGGAGACTTGGAGAACTTGGAGCTGGGCGACACCGTGGAGTACACTCTCTCTAAAGGAAAAGGAAACAAAGTCAGTGCGGAAAAGGTTACCAAAGTGGCTGCAG TGAATGGCATCAGTGAGGATGTTGGTGCGACAGTGATGATGGGGAAAGTCATCCGTCCCTTACGCAGTGTGGACCCCTCCCAGACAGAATACCAAGGGCTTATTGAAATCACAGAGGAAG GTGCAAATAAAGGCCAGAGTTATCCCTTTGGAATCATGGGAATGTCGAACAAGGGGGATTGTCTGCAGAAAGGAGAGCTGGTGAAGTTCCAGGACTGCACAGTAACACAAACTGGACAGAAGATGGCCTGTAACGTGGTCCCTCAGCGCAGAGCCATGGTGGAGTGTGTCAAAGACCAG TTTGGCTTCATCACATATGAAGTTGGTGAGAGCAAGAAGCTTTTCTTCCATGTAAAGGAAGTGCAAGATGGCCTAGAGCTCCAGACCGGGGATGAGGTGGAGTTCTCCGTCGTCCTCAATCAACGCACAGGAAAATGTAGTGCCTGCAACGTACGCAGAGTCAG CGAAGGGCCTAAGCCTGTGGCGACTCCGCGTCCAGATCGTCTGGTAAACCGATTGAAGAGCATCACCCTTGACGACGCCAGCGCTCCACGTCTGGTGATTGTAAGGCAGCCCCGGGGTCCCGACAATTCAAAG GGCTTCAATGTGGAGCGCAAGACTCGCCAGCCGGGTGTCATCGACTGA
- the csde1 gene encoding cold shock domain-containing protein E1 isoform X1 encodes MQVLPPVSEMERGSSEPPVAHNTGSAPSTSTAPMTIPRCSSLSCHPHPGSKKHKRTPLYQRSMSFDPGMLHNNGHTAYANGTGPGIRETGVVEKLLTSYGFIQCSERQARLFFHCSQYNGNLQELKIGDDVEFEVSSDRRTGKPIAVKLLKIKPEVLPEERISGQVGPDLHAYPFTVLHGYIHPVVSSIPVHLDGKSAPGQVPTGSVCYERNGEVFYLTYTTDDVEANMHLDTGDKVSFYMDTNKHTGAVSARNIQLVKKKQMRCQGVVCATKEAFGFIERADVVKEIFFHYSEFKGDLEALQAGDDVEFTIKDRNGKEVATDVRLLAQGTVIFEDISIEQFEGTVVKVIPKVPTKNQNDPLPGRISSRIGFADKELPFGEKDTKSKVTLLEGDHIQFNISTDRRDKLERATNIDILPDTFDFTKESREMGVIAAIRDGFGFIKCVDRDARMFFHFSEVLEESQLHISDEVEFTVVPVGPVYKLFTKDMLSAQRNHAVRIKKLPKGTVSFHTQSEQRFMGVVEKEVVAATTKNASPTKGKEKQEAEEGVIAYEDCGEKLTVPYHNKDLEGGYPQVGDKVEFSINEVKRTGLQSAVSIRVLNRNASNAKRLLGFVATLKDNFGFIETANHDQEIFFHYSEMCGDLENLELGDTVEYTLSKGKGNKVSAEKVTKVAAVNGISEDVGATVMMGKVIRPLRSVDPSQTEYQGLIEITEEGANKGQSYPFGIMGMSNKGDCLQKGELVKFQDCTVTQTGQKMACNVVPQRRAMVECVKDQFGFITYEVGESKKLFFHVKEVQDGLELQTGDEVEFSVVLNQRTGKCSACNVRRVSEGPKPVATPRPDRLVNRLKSITLDDASAPRLVIVRQPRGPDNSKGFNVERKTRQPGVID; translated from the exons ATGCAAGTCCTACCCCCAGTGTCAGAAATGGAAAGAGGCTCCTCTGAGCCTCCAGTGGCTCACAACACTGGCTCTGCCCCATCTACCTCTACCGCTCCCATGACTATCCCCCGCTGCTCCTCCCTCTCATGCCACCCCCATCCAGGAAGTAAAAAACACAAGCGGACCCCCCTGTATCAGAGATCA ATGAGTTTTGACCCAGGCATGCTCCATAACAATGGACATACTGCGTACGCTAACGGAACAGGGCCTGGCATTAGAGAGACTGGCGTGGTTGAGAAGCTCCTGACCTCTTATGGGTTCATCCAGTGCTCTGAACGCCAGGCTCGTCTCTTCTTCCACTGCTCCCAGTACAATGGCAACTTGCAGGAGCTCAAAATAGGAG ATGATGTAGAGTTTGAGGTATCCTCTGACAGGCGCACTGGCAAGCCCATAGCAGTGAAGCTGCTAAAGATAAAGCCAGAGGTGCTGCCAGAGGAGCGCATCTCGGGCCAGGTGGGGCCAGACCTGCACGCCTATCCCTTTACTGTGCTGCATGGTTATATTCATCCA GTTGTCTCTTCAATCCCAGTGCACTTGGATGGAAAGTCTGCACCCGGCCAGGTTCCCACTGGCAGTGTTTGTTATGAAAGAAATGGG GAGGTGTTCTACCTTACCTACACGACTGATGATGTGGAGGCTAATATGCACCTGGACACGGGCGACAAAGTCAGCTTTTATATGGATACCAACAAACA TACTGGTGCAGTCAGTGCTCGTAATATTCAACTGGTGAAGAAAAAGCAAATGAGATGCCAGGGTGTGGTGTGTGCTACAAAG GAGGCCTTTGGATTCATCGAGAGGGCAGATGTGGTGAAGGAGATCTTCTTTCACTACAGCGAGTTCAAGGGTGACCTGGAGGCTCTGCAGGCTGGAGATGATGTTGAGTTCACCATTAAAGACAGGAAT GGTAAAGAGGTGGCCACAGATGTGAGGCTGCTCGCCCAAGGAACAGTCATCTTTGAGGACATCAGCATCGAGCAGTTCGAAGGCACTGTTGTCAAGGTCATTCCCAAGGTTCCCACCAAAAACCAG AACGACCCTCTTCCCGGCCGCATCAGCTCCCGAATTGGTTTCGCTGACAAGGAGCTCCCATTTGGTGAGAAGGACACAAAGTCCAAGGTGACTCTTCTAGAGGGAGACCACATCCAGTTCAACATCTCCACCGACCGCAGAGACAAGCTGGAGAGGGCGACCAACATCGACATCCTCCCTGACACCTTCGACTTCACCAAGGAGAGCCGTGAAATG GGCGTGATTGCAGCTATACGTGACGGCTTCGGCTTCATCAAGTGCGTGGACCGGGACGCCAGGATGTTCTTCCACTTCAGTGAAGTCCTGGAGGAAAGCCAACTGCACATCTCAGATGAAGTGGAGTTCACTGTTGTGCCTGTAGGTCCTGTTTATAAGCTTTTCACAAAA GATATGCTGTCGGCTCAGAGGAACCACGCAGTGCGCATCAAGAAGCTGCCCAAGGGCACAGTGTCCTTCCATACCCAGTCTGAGCAGCGATTTATGGGTGTAGTGGAGAAGGAAGTAGTGGCAGCCACCACCAAGAATGCCTCTCCCACCAAGGGCAAGGAAAAG CAGGAAGCTGAGGAAGGAGTGATTGCATATGAAGACTGTGGAGAGAAGCTCACTGTGCCATACCATAACAAGGATCTAGAGGGAGGATACCCACAAGTCGGAGACAAG GTGGAGTTCTCCATCAATGAAGTGAAGCGGACCGGCCTGCAGAGCGCAGTCTCCATCCGGGTCCTCAACCGTAATGCCTCCAACGCCAAGAGACTGCTGGGATTTGTTGCCACACTCAAGGACAACTTTGGCTTCATTGAGACTGCAAACCATGACCAGGAGATTTTCTTTCACTACAG TGAAATGTGTGGAGACTTGGAGAACTTGGAGCTGGGCGACACCGTGGAGTACACTCTCTCTAAAGGAAAAGGAAACAAAGTCAGTGCGGAAAAGGTTACCAAAGTGGCTGCAG TGAATGGCATCAGTGAGGATGTTGGTGCGACAGTGATGATGGGGAAAGTCATCCGTCCCTTACGCAGTGTGGACCCCTCCCAGACAGAATACCAAGGGCTTATTGAAATCACAGAGGAAG GTGCAAATAAAGGCCAGAGTTATCCCTTTGGAATCATGGGAATGTCGAACAAGGGGGATTGTCTGCAGAAAGGAGAGCTGGTGAAGTTCCAGGACTGCACAGTAACACAAACTGGACAGAAGATGGCCTGTAACGTGGTCCCTCAGCGCAGAGCCATGGTGGAGTGTGTCAAAGACCAG TTTGGCTTCATCACATATGAAGTTGGTGAGAGCAAGAAGCTTTTCTTCCATGTAAAGGAAGTGCAAGATGGCCTAGAGCTCCAGACCGGGGATGAGGTGGAGTTCTCCGTCGTCCTCAATCAACGCACAGGAAAATGTAGTGCCTGCAACGTACGCAGAGTCAG CGAAGGGCCTAAGCCTGTGGCGACTCCGCGTCCAGATCGTCTGGTAAACCGATTGAAGAGCATCACCCTTGACGACGCCAGCGCTCCACGTCTGGTGATTGTAAGGCAGCCCCGGGGTCCCGACAATTCAAAG GGCTTCAATGTGGAGCGCAAGACTCGCCAGCCGGGTGTCATCGACTGA